The following proteins are co-located in the Rhodococcus opacus B4 genome:
- a CDS encoding thiolase family protein — MAPSTTTQRNVVFVDGIRTPFGKAGPKGMYAETRADDLVVKTIRELLRRNPQLDPARIDEVAIAATTQTGDQGLTIGRTAAILAGLPETVPGFAIDRMCAGAMTSVTTTASGIGFGQYDVVIAGGVEHMGHHPMGEGADPNPRFLADRLVDPSALVMGNTAENLHDRFPTITKDRTDAYAVASQNKYEAARKAGFIADTLVPVATRSAAGWGLATEDEPPRPGTTIEDLAKLKTPFRPAGRITAGNAAGLNDGATAALLAGEDTAVELGLPIGMRMVGFAFQGVDPAVMGIGPVPATEKLLARTGLKIEDIGLFEINEAFAVQVLAFLEHYGIADDDPRVNQWGGAIACGHPLASSGVRLMTQLSRQFAQRPDVRYGLTTMCIGLGMGGTVIWENPNFDGAK; from the coding sequence GTGGCTCCATCCACCACAACTCAACGCAACGTCGTATTCGTCGACGGCATCCGCACTCCGTTCGGCAAGGCCGGCCCCAAGGGCATGTACGCGGAGACCCGCGCGGACGACCTCGTCGTCAAGACCATCCGTGAGCTGCTTCGCCGCAACCCGCAGCTCGACCCCGCACGCATCGACGAGGTCGCCATCGCCGCGACCACGCAGACGGGCGACCAGGGCCTCACCATCGGCCGCACGGCCGCGATCCTGGCCGGGCTCCCCGAGACGGTTCCCGGTTTCGCCATCGACCGCATGTGCGCGGGCGCCATGACGTCCGTCACCACCACCGCCTCGGGCATCGGCTTCGGCCAGTACGACGTGGTGATCGCCGGCGGCGTCGAGCACATGGGACACCACCCGATGGGTGAGGGCGCCGACCCGAACCCCCGGTTCCTCGCCGATCGCCTCGTCGACCCCAGCGCACTCGTCATGGGCAACACGGCCGAGAACCTCCACGACCGGTTCCCCACCATCACCAAGGACCGCACCGACGCGTACGCCGTCGCCAGCCAGAACAAGTACGAGGCCGCCCGCAAGGCCGGCTTCATCGCCGACACCCTCGTACCCGTCGCCACCCGCTCCGCCGCGGGCTGGGGACTGGCCACCGAGGACGAGCCGCCGCGCCCGGGCACCACGATCGAGGACCTCGCGAAGCTGAAGACGCCGTTCCGTCCCGCGGGCCGCATCACCGCGGGCAACGCGGCCGGTCTGAACGACGGCGCCACCGCCGCTCTCCTCGCCGGTGAGGACACCGCCGTCGAACTCGGGCTGCCGATCGGCATGCGCATGGTCGGATTCGCGTTCCAGGGCGTCGACCCCGCTGTCATGGGCATCGGGCCGGTGCCCGCCACCGAAAAACTGCTGGCCCGTACCGGTCTGAAGATCGAGGACATCGGCCTGTTCGAGATCAACGAGGCGTTCGCCGTCCAGGTCCTCGCGTTCCTCGAGCACTACGGCATCGCCGACGACGATCCGCGAGTCAACCAGTGGGGCGGCGCCATCGCGTGCGGCCACCCCCTCGCGTCCTCCGGTGTCCGCCTGATGACCCAGCTGTCCCGCCAATTCGCCCAGCGCCCCGACGTCCGCTACGGCCTGACCACGATGTGCATCGGTCTGGGTATGGGCGGAACCGTGATCTGGGAGAACCCGAACTTCGATGGAGCCAAGTAG
- a CDS encoding ribonuclease D — MSEVTDDASSPVPAEEPGRQVVPLLAPRDGVPDVVTTAEGVAKAAAALSEGTGPLAVDAERASGFRYSARAYLVQLRREGAGTVLLDPIPTAADLAPLAEVINPLEWILHSADQDLPGLAEIGLAPATLFDTELAGRLAGFERVGLAAIVERTLGFELRKGHGAADWSKRPLPDTWLNYAALDVEVLVELRNAMAAELGEQGKSDWAAQEFEHIRLAGPPRPKPDRWRRTSHITSLKTQRQLAAVRSLWQAREDLARKRDVSPSRVLPDSAIIDAATKDPRSIEALRALPVFGGPRQRRHSRIWLQALEDARALPDSELPPKTPPFTGPPPASRWARHDPDAAERLTAARAALAALGAEVSVPVENLVTPELVRRLCWDWSVPEDGAEAAIDRVLDAGGARPWQRMLTVPRLATALRAAAEQKGAGDD; from the coding sequence ATGTCCGAAGTCACCGACGACGCCTCGTCACCCGTCCCCGCCGAAGAACCCGGCAGGCAGGTAGTACCCCTGCTCGCACCCCGGGACGGCGTACCCGACGTGGTGACCACCGCGGAGGGTGTCGCGAAGGCCGCGGCCGCGCTGAGCGAGGGCACCGGGCCGCTGGCGGTCGACGCCGAGCGGGCGTCCGGCTTCCGCTACTCGGCGCGGGCGTATCTCGTGCAGCTGCGCCGGGAGGGGGCGGGGACGGTGCTCCTCGACCCGATTCCCACCGCCGCCGATCTCGCCCCACTGGCGGAGGTGATCAACCCGCTGGAATGGATCCTGCACTCCGCCGACCAGGATCTGCCGGGGCTCGCGGAGATCGGCCTCGCGCCGGCGACGCTGTTCGACACCGAACTCGCGGGGCGCCTCGCCGGGTTCGAACGGGTCGGCCTCGCCGCGATCGTCGAGCGGACCCTCGGCTTCGAACTGCGAAAGGGCCACGGCGCCGCCGACTGGTCGAAGCGGCCGCTGCCCGACACGTGGCTGAACTACGCGGCCCTCGACGTCGAGGTCCTGGTCGAGTTGCGGAACGCGATGGCCGCGGAACTCGGAGAGCAGGGCAAGAGCGATTGGGCGGCACAGGAATTCGAGCACATCCGGCTCGCCGGGCCACCGCGGCCCAAGCCCGACCGCTGGCGGCGGACGTCGCACATCACGTCACTGAAGACGCAGCGGCAGCTCGCCGCCGTGCGCTCGCTGTGGCAGGCCCGTGAGGACCTGGCCCGCAAACGCGACGTCTCCCCCAGCCGGGTGCTTCCGGATTCGGCGATCATCGACGCCGCGACGAAGGACCCCCGGAGCATCGAGGCGCTGCGGGCGCTGCCGGTGTTCGGCGGTCCCCGGCAGCGGCGGCATTCCCGGATCTGGTTGCAGGCGCTCGAGGATGCGCGGGCGCTACCGGACTCCGAACTACCCCCGAAGACCCCGCCGTTCACCGGACCGCCGCCGGCGAGCCGGTGGGCGCGGCACGACCCCGACGCTGCCGAACGCCTGACCGCCGCCCGCGCCGCGCTGGCCGCCCTCGGGGCGGAGGTGTCGGTGCCGGTGGAAAACCTGGTAACCCCGGAACTCGTCCGCAGGCTGTGCTGGGACTGGTCGGTTCCCGAGGACGGCGCCGAGGCGGCGATCGACCGGGTGCTCGACGCGGGCGGGGCGCGACCGTGGCAGCGGATGCTGACGGTGCCCCGGCTGGCGACCGCGCTGCGCGCCGCGGCCGAGCAGAAGGGCGCCGGCGACGACTGA
- a CDS encoding WS/DGAT/MGAT family O-acyltransferase, producing the protein MQRLSGLDASFLYLETSTQLLHVCGVIVLDVSTIPGGYTFAGFRAELGARTEAIPSFRRKLQDSRFNLDHPVWVEDTDFDIDRHCHRVALPAPGGRDELAELCGDIAGIPLDRARPLWEMWVIEGLEDGAVAVMSKMHHAGVDGITGANMMAQLCGLEPDAPRPERDDSAESAGQASTLDIAVGGLLAVASRPAKLLRIVPQSLTLLPRWIGRARRGEAMPAPFTAPRTSLNGTLTSHRNLAFTQLDLAKVKTVKNAFDVTVNDVVLALCSGALRKYLQNRRELPDKSLVAIVPVSVHGKSDRPGTNQVSGMFTQLGTQIEDPAERLLAIGEHNSTSKEHNETLGASLLQDWSQFAGQAVFGTAMRLYSTLGLAERHPVVHNLVISNVPGPAVPLYFLGALIRAMYPLGPIFHGAGLNVTVMSLNGQLDVGLMSCPELAPHLWDLVDAFPAALDELVEAAENRP; encoded by the coding sequence ATGCAGCGACTCAGCGGTCTCGACGCGTCCTTTCTCTATCTCGAAACGTCGACGCAACTCCTCCACGTCTGCGGAGTCATCGTTCTCGACGTCTCGACGATTCCGGGCGGCTACACGTTCGCCGGGTTCAGGGCCGAACTCGGCGCCCGCACCGAGGCGATTCCCTCGTTCCGGCGCAAGCTGCAGGACTCCCGGTTCAACCTCGACCACCCGGTATGGGTCGAGGACACCGACTTCGACATCGACCGGCACTGCCACCGCGTGGCTCTTCCCGCCCCCGGCGGGCGCGACGAGTTGGCCGAACTGTGCGGCGACATCGCGGGCATTCCCCTCGACCGCGCCCGGCCGCTGTGGGAGATGTGGGTGATCGAGGGCCTCGAGGACGGTGCGGTCGCCGTGATGTCGAAGATGCACCACGCCGGCGTCGACGGGATCACCGGCGCGAACATGATGGCCCAGCTGTGCGGCCTCGAACCGGACGCCCCGCGCCCCGAGCGCGACGACTCCGCCGAGAGCGCGGGGCAGGCGAGCACGCTCGACATCGCCGTGGGCGGGCTGCTCGCGGTCGCCTCCCGGCCCGCGAAACTGCTGAGGATCGTCCCGCAGAGCCTGACGCTGCTGCCCCGCTGGATCGGCCGGGCCCGGCGCGGCGAGGCGATGCCGGCGCCGTTCACCGCACCGCGCACGTCCCTCAACGGCACGCTGACCAGTCACCGCAATCTCGCGTTCACCCAACTCGACCTGGCGAAGGTCAAGACGGTCAAGAACGCGTTCGACGTCACGGTCAACGACGTCGTCCTCGCCCTGTGCTCGGGCGCCCTGCGGAAGTACCTGCAGAACCGCAGGGAACTGCCCGACAAGTCGCTGGTCGCGATCGTCCCGGTCTCGGTCCACGGGAAATCGGACCGGCCCGGCACCAACCAGGTGTCCGGGATGTTCACTCAACTCGGCACCCAGATCGAGGACCCCGCCGAACGCCTGCTGGCGATCGGCGAGCACAACTCGACGTCCAAGGAACACAACGAGACCCTCGGCGCGAGCCTGCTCCAGGACTGGTCCCAGTTCGCCGGCCAGGCCGTGTTCGGCACCGCGATGCGCCTCTACTCGACCCTCGGCCTGGCGGAACGGCATCCGGTGGTCCACAACCTGGTGATCTCCAATGTGCCGGGGCCTGCGGTCCCGCTGTACTTCCTGGGCGCCCTGATCCGGGCGATGTATCCGCTGGGCCCGATCTTCCACGGCGCGGGGCTCAACGTGACGGTGATGTCGCTGAACGGTCAACTCGACGTCGGCCTGATGAGCTGCCCGGAACTCGCGCCCCACCTCTGGGACCTCGTCGACGCATTTCCGGCCGCCCTGGACGAGCTCGTCGAGGCAGCGGAGAACCGGCCGTGA